In one Bacillus thuringiensis genomic region, the following are encoded:
- a CDS encoding DNA-3-methyladenine glycosylase family protein, with translation MWSEHVTLEYPYHFEEVLKRLSFDPLNVIQLDEKVIYIPLCIDEEQVVVRLQGIGTVQNPQFWISSQTGDPEKVMKRMRAIFHWNEPFQDIQNHFLNTSLRPLFETYAYTPIILEFDYFACLLRCIIHQQINLKFATVLTEQFVKRYGTEKNGVFFFPTPEIVANISIEELREQKFSQRKAEYIVGLGRSIVSGTLNLASIENGTEEEVSAQLLPIRGIGAWTVQNFLMFGLGRKNMFPKADIGIQRAVQGIFQLDDKPDDAFLEKVKQECEPYCSYAALYLWKSIE, from the coding sequence ATGTGGAGCGAACATGTTACGTTAGAGTATCCGTATCATTTTGAAGAAGTATTAAAACGTTTATCTTTTGATCCTCTTAACGTCATTCAATTAGATGAGAAAGTTATTTATATCCCGCTTTGTATAGACGAGGAACAGGTTGTTGTTCGCTTACAAGGGATTGGTACTGTTCAAAATCCACAGTTTTGGATTTCTAGTCAGACAGGAGATCCAGAGAAAGTCATGAAACGAATGAGGGCCATTTTTCATTGGAATGAACCGTTTCAAGATATACAAAATCATTTTTTAAACACATCATTACGTCCACTATTTGAAACATATGCTTATACTCCAATTATTTTAGAATTTGATTATTTTGCTTGTCTTCTTCGCTGTATCATTCACCAACAAATAAATTTGAAATTTGCTACTGTGTTAACAGAACAATTTGTGAAACGGTATGGAACAGAGAAGAACGGTGTATTCTTTTTCCCCACTCCGGAAATAGTAGCAAATATTTCAATAGAAGAATTGAGAGAGCAGAAGTTTAGTCAGCGAAAGGCTGAATATATAGTAGGATTAGGTCGAAGTATTGTCAGTGGTACATTAAATTTAGCGAGTATAGAAAATGGGACGGAAGAAGAAGTTTCAGCACAATTGTTGCCAATTAGGGGAATTGGTGCATGGACAGTGCAAAACTTTTTAATGTTTGGGCTTGGACGGAAAAATATGTTCCCGAAAGCGGACATTGGGATTCAGCGTGCAGTGCAAGGTATATTTCAATTAGATGATAAACCTGATGATGCATTTTTAGAAAAAGTGAAACAAGAGTGTGAACCATACTGCAGTTATGCAGCGTTATATTTATGGAAAAGTATAGAGTAG
- the rlmD gene encoding 23S rRNA (uracil(1939)-C(5))-methyltransferase RlmD, whose translation MVQKQHESKLEVGQTFPVTIKRLGINGEGVGYFKRQVVFIPGALPGEEVVAETTKIQRGFAEAKVKKVRKASPHRVKAPCPVYEECGGCQLQHLDYKEQLNQKRDIVVQAFQKYMNNGLEEKIRPTLGMENPWHYRNKSQLQVGRKDEKVITGLYKQNSHQLIDIAHCMIQHKATNEATKVVRRILEKLNVSIYNEKKQKGLVRTIVTRTAVQTGEVQVTLITTKEELPNKEQFIAEVQKQMPAVKSIMQNVNWRKTSVIFGDKTFKLAGKEVIQETLGDLSFELSARAFFQLNPEQTVVLYNEAKKAAALTGNEKIVDAYCGVGTIGLWLANDAAEVRGMDVIPEAIADARKNAKRHGFTNTKYEAGKAEQWLPKWVKEGWRPDVIVVDPPRTGCDDKLLETILKVKPKQVVYVSCNPSSLARDVQVLMKSYEVEYVQPVDMFPHTAHVENVVKLVRK comes from the coding sequence ATGGTACAAAAGCAACATGAGAGTAAGTTGGAAGTTGGTCAAACGTTTCCTGTGACAATTAAACGTCTTGGGATTAACGGAGAAGGCGTTGGTTATTTTAAGAGACAAGTTGTTTTCATTCCAGGGGCATTACCAGGAGAAGAAGTTGTTGCAGAAACAACGAAAATTCAGCGTGGCTTCGCTGAAGCGAAAGTGAAAAAAGTTCGTAAAGCTTCACCGCATCGTGTGAAAGCACCGTGTCCAGTATATGAGGAGTGCGGCGGTTGCCAATTGCAACATTTAGACTATAAAGAACAACTAAATCAAAAGCGTGATATCGTTGTACAAGCATTCCAGAAGTATATGAACAACGGTTTGGAAGAGAAAATTCGTCCGACGCTTGGCATGGAAAATCCATGGCATTATCGTAATAAGAGTCAACTACAAGTGGGGCGTAAAGACGAAAAGGTTATTACAGGGCTGTATAAACAAAACTCACATCAGTTAATTGATATTGCTCATTGTATGATTCAACATAAAGCAACGAATGAAGCGACAAAAGTTGTAAGACGTATATTAGAAAAGTTAAATGTTTCTATTTATAATGAGAAAAAGCAAAAAGGTTTAGTACGTACAATTGTGACACGTACTGCAGTGCAAACAGGGGAAGTACAAGTTACACTTATTACAACAAAAGAAGAATTGCCAAATAAAGAGCAATTTATCGCAGAAGTACAAAAACAGATGCCAGCTGTTAAATCAATTATGCAAAATGTAAACTGGCGTAAAACATCTGTTATTTTCGGTGATAAAACATTTAAATTGGCTGGAAAAGAAGTAATTCAAGAAACACTTGGTGATTTATCATTTGAATTATCAGCACGTGCATTCTTCCAGTTGAATCCAGAACAAACGGTTGTTTTATACAATGAAGCGAAAAAAGCCGCTGCTTTAACAGGCAATGAGAAAATTGTAGATGCGTATTGTGGCGTTGGTACAATCGGACTTTGGCTTGCAAATGATGCAGCGGAAGTACGTGGTATGGATGTAATTCCAGAAGCGATTGCAGATGCAAGAAAAAATGCGAAGCGTCACGGATTTACAAATACGAAATATGAAGCAGGTAAAGCTGAACAATGGTTACCGAAATGGGTAAAAGAAGGATGGCGTCCAGATGTAATTGTTGTCGATCCACCACGTACAGGTTGCGATGATAAATTACTGGAAACAATTTTAAAAGTGAAGCCGAAACAAGTTGTGTATGTGTCTTGTAATCCTTCATCATTAGCACGTGATGTACAAGTATTAATGAAGAGCTATGAAGTGGAGTATGTGCAACCAGTTGATATGTTCCCGCATACAGCTCACGTAGAAAATGTAGTGAAGCTTGTTAGAAAGTAA
- the truA gene encoding tRNA pseudouridine(38-40) synthase TruA, whose translation MYNYKLTIQYDGARFKGWQRLGNNDNTIQGKIESVISEMVGKEIEIIGCSRTDAGVHALNQVANFQSDEKLVEHKVKKYLNQYLPNDISITNVEEVHDRFHARYNSKAKTYLYKIWNEEHTNPFMRKYSMHVNKKLNVKSMKAAAKHLVGSHDFTAFSNAKSKKKSMVREVYTLDVMEEAGFVQIRVSGNGFLHNMVRKIVGALIEVGLGQLDAEAIPNILEEKQRNQINCLAEASGLYLENVEF comes from the coding sequence ATGTACAATTATAAATTAACGATTCAGTACGATGGTGCACGTTTTAAAGGATGGCAACGTCTCGGTAATAACGATAATACGATTCAAGGAAAAATCGAAAGTGTCATCTCTGAAATGGTCGGAAAAGAAATTGAAATTATCGGTTGTAGTAGAACAGACGCTGGTGTACATGCTTTGAATCAAGTTGCTAACTTTCAAAGTGATGAGAAGTTAGTGGAACATAAAGTGAAAAAATATTTAAATCAATATTTACCTAATGATATTAGCATTACGAATGTGGAAGAAGTACATGATCGCTTCCATGCTCGTTACAATTCTAAAGCAAAAACATATCTGTATAAAATTTGGAATGAAGAGCATACAAATCCATTTATGCGTAAATATAGCATGCATGTGAATAAAAAATTAAATGTGAAAAGCATGAAAGCAGCTGCAAAACATTTAGTTGGTTCACATGATTTTACTGCTTTTTCAAATGCGAAATCAAAGAAAAAATCTATGGTTCGAGAAGTATATACACTTGATGTGATGGAAGAGGCAGGGTTTGTACAAATTAGAGTAAGTGGTAACGGCTTCCTTCATAATATGGTAAGAAAAATTGTCGGGGCATTAATTGAAGTTGGATTAGGACAATTAGACGCTGAAGCAATTCCAAACATTTTAGAGGAAAAGCAGCGCAATCAAATTAATTGTCTTGCTGAGGCAAGTGGGTTGTATTTAGAGAATGTTGAGTTTTAA
- a CDS encoding sigma-54 interaction domain-containing protein, which translates to MHTEEINFKQIIEMNMLYETLLNELDIGIHIINEESKTIVYNRKMMEIESMDRLDVLYKSPLEVFAFEENKNSTLIEALKFGKTKKNIKQTYFNNKGQEITTINDTFPITENGKIKGAIEVSKEISNLKQTIKMSPSRKQSTKFTFDHIIGDSEAIQSIITEGKRVIRTSSSILLVGETGTGKELFAQSIHNESQRSGKPFISQNCAAIPDTLMESLLFGTNRGAFTGAIDKSGLFEEANGGTLLLDEINSLSPILQAKLLRAIQEKTIRRIGGTHEKEIDVRIIATINEDPFEAIAHNRLREDLYYRLSVVTLCLPPLRERKEDISALVQHFIEKYNTQFGLNVTDVDVNVREFFYAYDWPGNVRELEHIIEGSMNLIEAETIITAFQLPTRFRERIKTEFNMQHALTNHNADTPKTLKHTIEKMEKNYINQILKENHGNISQAAKFLGLSRQNLQYRIKKLRLHI; encoded by the coding sequence ATGCATACAGAAGAAATTAATTTTAAACAAATTATTGAAATGAATATGCTATATGAAACTTTACTCAATGAACTCGATATCGGGATTCATATTATTAATGAGGAAAGTAAAACGATTGTCTATAACCGCAAAATGATGGAAATTGAATCAATGGATCGCTTAGATGTGCTATATAAAAGCCCTTTAGAGGTGTTTGCATTTGAAGAAAATAAAAATAGTACTCTTATAGAGGCATTAAAATTTGGAAAAACAAAGAAAAATATAAAACAAACGTATTTTAATAATAAAGGACAAGAAATTACAACGATTAACGATACTTTCCCTATAACAGAAAATGGAAAAATCAAAGGCGCTATTGAAGTATCAAAAGAAATTAGTAACTTAAAGCAAACAATAAAAATGAGCCCTTCTCGAAAACAAAGCACTAAATTTACCTTTGATCACATAATTGGTGATTCTGAAGCCATTCAATCAATCATTACAGAAGGAAAAAGAGTAATTCGTACATCTTCCTCCATACTTCTAGTAGGAGAAACAGGCACTGGTAAAGAACTATTTGCACAAAGCATCCATAATGAAAGTCAGCGTTCAGGCAAACCCTTTATTTCACAAAACTGTGCCGCTATACCTGATACATTAATGGAAAGCCTACTATTTGGAACAAATCGAGGTGCCTTTACAGGAGCAATAGATAAATCAGGCTTATTCGAAGAAGCAAACGGAGGAACTTTATTATTAGATGAAATCAATTCATTAAGCCCAATACTTCAAGCTAAGTTGCTGCGGGCTATACAAGAGAAAACAATACGAAGAATCGGAGGTACACACGAAAAAGAAATTGATGTTCGTATTATAGCAACTATCAATGAAGATCCCTTTGAAGCCATCGCACATAATCGATTAAGAGAAGACTTATATTACCGATTAAGCGTCGTTACTTTATGTCTTCCGCCTTTACGTGAAAGAAAAGAAGATATTTCAGCTCTTGTTCAGCACTTTATTGAAAAATATAATACTCAATTCGGGCTCAATGTAACCGATGTAGATGTAAATGTAAGAGAATTTTTCTATGCATACGATTGGCCTGGAAACGTACGGGAGTTGGAACATATAATTGAAGGTTCCATGAACTTGATAGAAGCTGAAACCATCATTACAGCGTTTCAGCTGCCTACTCGCTTTCGCGAACGAATAAAAACAGAATTCAATATGCAACATGCACTAACTAATCACAATGCTGATACACCTAAAACTTTAAAACACACAATAGAAAAAATGGAAAAGAACTACATTAACCAAATTCTTAAAGAGAATCATGGAAACATCTCACAAGCTGCAAAATTTTTAGGATTAAGTAGGCAAAACTTACAATATCGAATTAAAAAACTGCGTTTACACATATAA
- a CDS encoding biotin/lipoyl-containing protein → MKTVIEGVYSPCYGKVEKLFVTESSYVYEWEKLALIETIDKQKVEIKIGISGYIESLEVVEGQDIADQKLLIIVRDDLLVTGSD, encoded by the coding sequence GTGAAGACGGTTATAGAAGGCGTGTATAGTCCTTGTTACGGGAAAGTTGAGAAGTTATTTGTTACGGAAAGTTCTTACGTATACGAATGGGAGAAATTAGCATTAATTGAAACGATAGATAAACAGAAAGTAGAAATTAAGATAGGGATCAGTGGTTATATTGAATCATTAGAAGTAGTAGAAGGACAAGATATTGCTGATCAAAAGTTATTAATAATAGTAAGGGATGACCTTTTAGTAACAGGCAGTGATTAA
- a CDS encoding amino acid permease, translated as MMDQNQGLKRELKSRHIFMIALGGVIGTGLFLGSGYTIHEAGPGGAIVAYLVGGFVMYLTMLCLGELAVAMPDAGSYQTYATKYISPAAGYVVGWMSWLNWSATIGIELIAVSILMKRWFPDVPSWIWCVVFAVLLFAINALSSRSFAEVEFWFASIKVITIIAFIILGGAAMFGFLDMKGNEPAPMFSSFTDYGGLFPNGLSAILITMIAVNFSFQGTELVGIAAGESENPEKTIPKAINNTVWRILVFFVLSIFILAGLFPWQQAGVIESPFVVVFDKIGIPYAADIINFVIITAVLSVANSGLYATSRMLWSMSNQGMISPIFGKLSKNGVPIYALIVSTIVGCLSLLSGIYAEDTVYLWLLSIAGFGAILVWASIALSNLLARRTYVKQGGDVKDLKFKTPLYPFVPLLALVLNLTVIVGMAFIPEQRMALYCGIPFMIVCLLFYRATRNKGSNVEHIEKTNTTEVESL; from the coding sequence ATGATGGATCAAAACCAAGGATTAAAAAGAGAATTGAAAAGTAGGCACATATTTATGATTGCACTCGGTGGAGTTATTGGTACAGGACTTTTTTTAGGGTCAGGTTATACGATTCATGAGGCTGGACCTGGAGGAGCAATTGTAGCGTATCTTGTCGGTGGATTTGTAATGTATTTAACGATGCTCTGTCTTGGAGAATTAGCTGTTGCGATGCCTGACGCAGGGTCTTATCAAACGTATGCGACAAAGTATATTTCCCCTGCAGCAGGTTATGTAGTGGGATGGATGTCATGGTTAAACTGGTCTGCTACGATAGGTATTGAATTAATTGCAGTTAGTATTTTGATGAAACGTTGGTTTCCTGATGTACCGTCATGGATTTGGTGTGTAGTGTTCGCGGTACTGCTCTTTGCTATTAATGCGTTATCTTCAAGAAGTTTTGCGGAAGTGGAATTTTGGTTTGCAAGTATTAAAGTAATTACAATTATTGCATTTATTATTTTAGGCGGGGCGGCAATGTTTGGGTTTCTAGATATGAAAGGAAATGAACCAGCGCCAATGTTCTCTAGCTTTACTGATTATGGTGGGTTGTTCCCCAATGGATTATCAGCCATTTTAATTACGATGATCGCAGTTAATTTTTCTTTCCAAGGAACAGAATTAGTTGGTATTGCAGCAGGTGAGAGTGAAAATCCAGAGAAAACAATCCCGAAGGCAATTAACAATACAGTTTGGCGTATACTTGTTTTCTTTGTACTATCTATTTTTATTCTTGCTGGACTATTCCCTTGGCAGCAAGCAGGAGTAATTGAAAGTCCATTTGTAGTTGTATTTGATAAAATTGGTATTCCTTATGCAGCAGATATTATAAATTTCGTTATTATTACAGCAGTGCTATCCGTTGCGAATTCAGGATTATATGCAACTTCTCGTATGCTATGGTCTATGTCTAATCAAGGAATGATTAGTCCGATTTTTGGTAAGTTATCTAAAAACGGTGTTCCTATTTATGCATTGATTGTAAGCACAATTGTAGGTTGTCTCTCATTATTATCAGGTATTTATGCGGAAGATACAGTTTATTTATGGCTGCTTTCTATCGCTGGATTCGGAGCGATACTAGTTTGGGCATCTATTGCTCTATCTAACTTATTAGCTAGAAGGACATATGTTAAGCAGGGCGGGGATGTGAAGGACTTGAAATTTAAAACACCATTGTATCCATTTGTACCACTTCTTGCGTTAGTATTAAATTTAACAGTAATCGTTGGAATGGCCTTTATTCCAGAACAAAGAATGGCATTATATTGTGGTATTCCATTTATGATTGTTTGTTTACTGTTTTATCGTGCTACAAGAAATAAGGGAAGTAATGTAGAGCATATTGAAAAGACAAATACAACGGAAGTAGAGAGTTTATAA
- a CDS encoding acetylornithine deacetylase has translation MNPEVSQLLKQIDSRKEELLELTKTLIRFETPAPPARNTNEAQEFVAEFLRKRNFSIDKWDVYPNDPNVVGVKKGIKSDSYKSLIINGHMDVAEVSADEAWETNPFEPFIKDGWLVGRGTADMKGGIAGALFAIQLLQEAGIELPGDLIFQSVIGEEVGEAGTLQCCRRGYDADFAVVVDTSNLHMQGQGGVITGWITVKSPQTFHDATRRQIIHAGGRLFGASAIEKMMKIVQSLQELERHWAVMKTYEGYPSGTTTINPAVIEGGRHAAFIADECRLWTTVHFYPNETHEQIIKEIEEYIGKVAAADPWLSENPPQFKWGGESMIVDRGEIFPSLEVDREHAAVKKLSSVQESILSKNAILDMSATVTDGGWFSEFHIPAIIYGPGTLEEAHSVNEKVEVQQLIEFTKVITAFIYEWCHTKK, from the coding sequence ATGAATCCAGAAGTTTCGCAGTTATTAAAACAAATAGATTCAAGGAAAGAGGAATTGTTAGAACTTACAAAAACATTAATTCGTTTTGAAACACCAGCACCGCCAGCGAGAAATACAAATGAAGCGCAAGAATTTGTTGCAGAGTTTCTAAGAAAACGAAATTTTAGTATTGATAAATGGGATGTATATCCGAATGACCCAAACGTTGTCGGGGTTAAAAAAGGAATAAAAAGTGATTCATATAAAAGTCTTATCATTAATGGTCATATGGATGTAGCTGAAGTGTCAGCAGATGAGGCGTGGGAAACAAATCCGTTTGAGCCATTTATAAAAGATGGTTGGTTAGTTGGACGTGGCACAGCTGATATGAAAGGGGGAATAGCTGGAGCGCTATTTGCTATTCAGCTATTACAAGAAGCTGGTATTGAATTACCTGGAGATTTAATCTTTCAATCCGTAATTGGAGAAGAAGTTGGAGAAGCTGGCACACTTCAATGCTGCAGGCGAGGTTACGATGCTGATTTTGCAGTCGTAGTGGATACGAGTAATTTACATATGCAAGGACAGGGCGGCGTAATTACTGGCTGGATTACTGTGAAAAGCCCTCAAACGTTTCATGATGCAACGCGTAGGCAAATAATCCATGCTGGAGGACGTTTATTTGGAGCGAGTGCAATTGAAAAAATGATGAAAATTGTGCAAAGTTTACAAGAATTAGAGCGTCATTGGGCAGTTATGAAAACATATGAAGGCTATCCGTCTGGAACAACAACAATTAATCCAGCTGTTATTGAGGGAGGAAGGCATGCGGCGTTTATTGCGGATGAGTGCCGATTATGGACAACAGTGCACTTCTATCCGAATGAAACACATGAACAAATAATAAAAGAAATTGAAGAGTATATTGGAAAGGTGGCAGCTGCCGATCCATGGTTAAGTGAAAATCCGCCACAATTTAAGTGGGGCGGAGAATCAATGATCGTAGATCGTGGTGAAATTTTCCCTTCATTAGAAGTCGATAGGGAACATGCAGCTGTAAAAAAACTTAGCTCAGTACAAGAGTCTATTTTATCAAAAAATGCAATTTTAGATATGTCTGCAACGGTAACTGATGGCGGTTGGTTTAGTGAGTTTCACATTCCAGCCATTATATATGGACCAGGTACATTAGAAGAAGCACATTCTGTAAATGAGAAAGTTGAAGTTCAACAGTTAATTGAATTTACAAAAGTGATAACAGCATTTATATATGAATGGTGCCACACGAAAAAATAG